In Scophthalmus maximus strain ysfricsl-2021 chromosome 21, ASM2237912v1, whole genome shotgun sequence, one genomic interval encodes:
- the phldb2b gene encoding pleckstrin homology-like domain family B member 2 isoform X1, which produces MTKVASPAYIMDSEMMFQPESDQISPVESKSPNLDLFDTGKGLKVQTATPHLVSLGSGRLSVAITLLPLKEGVTRIGREDAPIPQDITIQGPGIEAEHCLIINEGGVVTLDPCGHLCSLDGVQITVPTPLTQGYSLCLGKSYFFRFNHPEEASRMKSMLPQKSPVSALAYNTDYLKFSSDYSYAVVGGTSSARGMRSASELRDLMDTLQRKKVALENSLRANGNANPSYFSVTQSPPTTPITSPATSSSACQEQSRRFYGSDRPPMSLKSGPPISPGRRSDPSSYLTSRSSVGRNQDNFSFSDNRRLQNQSSSPLLSTWNGGGSSSSVAGTESSLLSHPPSSSSRTPSSGGAVSMPSSPRLGRRSCGNQEPSPSSRPRKYSTGSMSGMLGGGYSRSLPRLCPSPSPHDNNRGLTLSTLPPRRSDISGSHKFSRDYYNNSQDANHNSYISPLQACNRNQIQATTQGEGVVSISLSSTKNLPSPTPSISSTTTPPDVTLPSRAGGSSSPRVAKKLSLTSTSSVGTISPTTSIPLDTERCASNGVAHGMELTLVEKERRGVDLDLTGAAGLGLGERRSSFGKAGLEPRMGFGERRSSFGKAGVTPPGGFRERRGSISSLSGKEELTDYHHRQKEERLREQEVERLERQRLETILSLCSELGQADGDGGVMTTSPTSAVADLQKINQELEKLQLNDDDDDDDDTPSVFSDFSAVIETNGNGHMTSPGSENGYYDDDLQLRQRRRSGHRDNRAESPTVSLRSFAPSPSPRTQRTNEALEDAARRSRQDTRPSEEEVRQVKEERSQVLNHMEELEKKIKELDNQMEESAREVEVERALVEAEQESESAALQQEKYALESLHNKIADLETKSQQEKDKACELLQAERGRVERLAQIVCEQRSQLDSCPEATKEPLQEQLARDCEVLEAETKRFEDLEFQQLERESRQDEEKETHTQQLLRDIADYQRSTVTRKERLLTLKKQAAQITQQAQREKESFLKERSNLESMLQREKENLATLEGKHADLTGSRGFTLREGYVTVSEINELYSQFRGDPKHTPALANASLDSVANPSPGDDAPKPPEDEHFRLLEERRRSDKEGGSHLSDTLPRKRVTPNMTRQFTCATLGRSFPTKSHQPLVQSTSCGSILPRILSLSSKENESRSLHKGQPGSRAASQTNVYLDAFGYRDNQAFDTMSVDSTDSIETSISACSPDNVSSASTSNVAKLEEMERLLREAQAEKNRLLEHKEQEMEMRKQALDEEKRRREDLEKRLQEETSRRQKLIDREVKLREKQRAQSRPLTRYLPVRKDDFDLRSHIESAGHSADTCFHLSISEKTCRGYLIKMGGKIKTWKKRWFVFDRNRRTLSYYADKHEVKLKGVIYFQAIEEVYYDHLKNAHKSPNPSLTFSVKTHDRVYYMVAPSPEAMRIWMDVIVTGAEGYTQFMV; this is translated from the exons GAGGAGTGGTGACCCTTGACCCCTGTGGTCACCTCTGCAGTTTGGATGGAGTCCAGATCACTGTACCAACACCACTCACACAGG GTTATTCCCTGTGTCTGGGTAAATCCTACTTCTTCCGGTTCAACCATCCTGAGGAGGCAAGCAGAATGAAGAGCATGCTTCCACAGAAGAGCCCTGTGTCGGCGTTGGCCTAcaacacag ACTACTTGAAGTTCAGCAGTGACTACAGCTATGCGGTGGTGGGGGGCACCAGCAGTGCCCGGGGCATGCGGTCAGCCTCCGAACTCCGGGACTTGATGGACACCCTGCAGCGCAAGAAGGTCGCCCTGGAGAACAGCCTGAGAGCCAACGGGAATGCTAACCCCTCTTACTTCAGCGTGACACAG TCTCCCCCCACGACACCCATCACTAGTCCTGCCACATCCTCATCAGCGTGTCAGGAACAGTCGAGGCGATTCTATGGCTCGGATCGTCCACCCATGTCTTTGAAATCGGGCCCTCCTATTTCCCCTGGACGTCGATCCGACCCTTCCTCTTACCTGACCTCCCGCTCCTCAGTTGGCCGCAACCAGGACAACTTCAGCTTTAGCGATAACCGGCGACTGCAGAACCAGAGCTCCTCTCCTTTACTGTCCACGTGGAACGGTGGAGGCTCTTCATCTTCTGTTGCTGGTACAGAAagctccctcctctctcatcccccctcctcctcgtcccgcACCCCATCGTCAGGAGGCGCAGTCAGCATGCCCTCGAGCCCCCGCCTTGGACGTCGTAGCTGTGGGAACCAGGAGCCATCACCCAGCAGTCGACCGAGGAAATACTCAACGGGCTCGATGAGTGGGATGTTGGGAGGAGGGTACAGCCGCTCCCTGCCACGCCTCTGCCCCTCGCCATCTCCTCACGACAACAATAGGGGGCTGACCTTGTCAACGCTGCCCCCCCGGCGATCCGATATATCCGGGAGTCACAAATTTAGCAGAGACTATTACAACAACAGCCAGGATGCCAACCACAACTCTTACATCTCTCCGTTGCAGGCCTGCAACAGGAATCAAATCCAGGCTACAACTCAGGGAGAAGGCGTTGTGTCTATATCCCTCTCCTCCACTAAGAACTTGCCTTCTCCcaccccctccatctcctccacaaCAACCCCACCTGATGTGACCCTCCCATCCAGAGCAGGGGGCTCCTCTTCCCCACGTGTGGCCAAAAAACTCAGCCTGACTTCCACTAGCTCAGTGGGCACCATCAGCCCCACGACCTCCATCCCTCTAGACACAGAACGGTGTGCCAGCAATGGAGTCGCTCACGGAATGGAGCTGACTTTGGTGGAAAAGGAGAGGCGAGGGGTAGATCTCGACCTCACCGGTGCCGCGGGGCTGGGTCTCGGAGAGAGGAGGTCATCATTTGGGAAGGCAGGGCTGGAACCTCGGATGGGGTTTGGCGAGAGGAGGTCATCTTTTGGAAAGGCGGGGGTGACCCCACCAGGGGGCTTCAGGGAAAGACGGGGGAGTATCAGCTCACTGAGTGGGAAGGAAGAACTGACTGACTACCACCATCGGCAAAAGGAGGAAAGACTACGCGAGCAAGAGGTGGAGCGACTG GAGCGACAGCGGCTCGAGACCATATTGTCCCTGTGTTCGGAGCTCGGCCAGGCTGACGGCGATGGAGGCGTCATGACCACAAGTCCCACTTCAGCTGTGGCGGATCTCCAAAAGATCAACCAGGAGCTGGAGAAACTCCAACTgaacgatgacgacgacgacgacgacgacactccctctgtcttttctgaCTTTTCCGCTGTCATTGAGACCAACGGGAATGGACACATGACCTCCCCCGGATCAGAGAACGGTTACTATGACGACGATCTGCAGCTACGACAGAGGCGCAGAAGCGGTCACCGAGACAACAGGGCAGAATCGCCCACTGTCAGTTTGCGAAGCTTTGCCCCCTCGCCTTCCCCACGTACACAGAGGACCAATGAG GCTCTGGAGGATGCAGCTCGCCGCAGCCGACAGGACACGAGGCcttcagaggaggaagtgaggcaagtgaaggaggagaggagccaggTGCTGAACCacatggaggagctggagaaaaaaatcaaagagctGGACAACCAAATGGAGGAATCGGCCCGCGAG GTGGAGGTTGAACGAGCTCTGGTGGAGGCTGAGCAGGAGTCGGAGTCTGCGGCTCTCCAGCAGGAAAAATATGCCCTGGAATCACTTCACAACAAGATCGCTGACCTGGAGACCAAGTCCCAACAAGAAAAGGACAAG GCGTGTGAGTTGCTGCAGGCAGAAAGGGGCAGAGTAGAGAGGTTGGCTCAGATTGTGTGTGAGCAGCGCTCCCAGCTGGACAGCTGCCCTGAGGCCACCAAGGAGCCCCTGCAGGAGCAGCTAGCCAGG GACTGTGAGGTGCTTGAGGCGGAGACGAAGCGTTTTGAGGACCTGGAGTTTCAGCAGCTGGAGCGGGAGAGCAGgcaggacgaggagaaggaAACGCACACGCAGCAACTCCTGCGGGATATTGCAGATTACCAGCGCAGCACAGTCACCCGCAAG GAGCGACTGTTGACGCTGAAGAAGCAGGCAGCACAAATTACCCAGCAGGCTCAGCGGGAGAAGGAGAGCTTCTTGAAGGAGAGGAGCAACCTTGAATCAATGCTGCAAAGG gaaaaagaaaaccttgcCACACTTGAAGGAAAACATGCCGACCTCACTGGTAGTCGGGGTTTCACACTAAGAGAG GGCTATGTCACAGTCAGTGAAATCAATGAGCTTTACTCACAGTTTAGGGGGGACCCTAAACACACCCCTGCTCTGGCCAATGCCTCCCTTGACTCCGTGGCAAACCCCTCCCCTGGCGACGACGCCCCTAAACCACCAGAGGACGAG CATTTCCGtttgctggaggagaggaggaggtctgacAAAGAGGGCGGGTCTCATCTGAGTGACACATTACCCAGGAAGCGAGTCACTCCCAACATGACCCGCCAGTTCACGTGTGCGACACTCGGACGCAGTTTCCCCACCAAG TCCCATCAGCCCCTGGTACAGAGCACAAGTTGTGGCAGCATTCTTCCAAGGATTCTCTCATTATCCAGCAAGGAAAATGAATCTCGATCATTGCATAAAG gtcAGCCCGGCTCTCGAGCAGCCTCCCAGACCAACGTCTACCTCGATGCCTTTGGCTACCGTGACAACCAAGCCTTTGACACAATGAGTGTGGATAGCACCGACTCCATTGAAACCAGCATCTCCGCTTGCTCTCCTGACAATGTCTCCAG TGCCAGTACATCGAATGTGGCcaagctggaggagatggagcgCCTGCTGAGAGAGGCTCAGGCAGAGAAGAACCGCCTTCTCGAACACAAG GAGCAAGAGATGGAAATGCGAAAGCAGGCGCTGGATGAGGAAAAGAGACGAAGGGAGGATCTGGAGAAGAGGCTACAGGAGGAGACGAGCCGACGGCAAAAACTCATCGACCGTGAGGTGAAACTGCGAGAGAAACAAAGGGCACAG TCCCGGCCGTTGACTCGGTACTTGCCAGTGAGAAAGGACGACTTTGACCTGCGCTCTCACATTGAGTCGGCAGGCCACAGCGCGGACACATGCTTCCACCTGTCCATCTCTGAAAAGACCTGCCGAGGCTACTTGATCAAGATGGGAGGCAAAATCAAAACCTGGAAGAAGCGCTGGTTTGTCTTTGACCGCAACCGACGCACACTGTCCTACTATGCAG ACAAGCATGAAGTCAAGCTGAAAGGAGTCATCTACTTTCAAGCCATTGAAGAAGTGTATTACGATCACTTGAAGAATGCACATaag aGTCCAAACCCCTCGCTGACCTTCAGTGTGAAGACTCACGACAGGGTCTACTACATGGTTGCTCCGTCTCCCGAGGCCATGAGGATCTGGATGGATGTAATCGTCACAGGTGCTGAGGGATACACCCAGTTCATGGTGTAG
- the phldb2b gene encoding pleckstrin homology-like domain family B member 1 isoform X2, with product MTKVASPAYIMDSEMMFQPESDQISPVESKSPNLDLFDTGKGLKVQTATPHLVSLGSGRLSVAITLLPLKEGVTRIGREDAPIPQDITIQGPGIEAEHCLIINEGGVVTLDPCGHLCSLDGVQITVPTPLTQGYSLCLGKSYFFRFNHPEEASRMKSMLPQKSPVSALAYNTDYLKFSSDYSYAVVGGTSSARGMRSASELRDLMDTLQRKKVALENSLRANGNANPSYFSVTQSPPTTPITSPATSSSACQEQSRRFYGSDRPPMSLKSGPPISPGRRSDPSSYLTSRSSVGRNQDNFSFSDNRRLQNQSSSPLLSTWNGGGSSSSVAGTESSLLSHPPSSSSRTPSSGGAVSMPSSPRLGRRSCGNQEPSPSSRPRKYSTGSMSGMLGGGYSRSLPRLCPSPSPHDNNRGLTLSTLPPRRSDISGSHKFSRDYYNNSQDANHNSYISPLQACNRNQIQATTQGEGVVSISLSSTKNLPSPTPSISSTTTPPDVTLPSRAGGSSSPRVAKKLSLTSTSSVGTISPTTSIPLDTERCASNGVAHGMELTLVEKERRGVDLDLTGAAGLGLGERRSSFGKAGLEPRMGFGERRSSFGKAGVTPPGGFRERRGSISSLSGKEELTDYHHRQKEERLREQEVERLERQRLETILSLCSELGQADGDGGVMTTSPTSAVADLQKINQELEKLQLNDDDDDDDDTPSVFSDFSAVIETNGNGHMTSPGSENGYYDDDLQLRQRRRSGHRDNRAESPTVSLRSFAPSPSPRTQRTNEALEDAARRSRQDTRPSEEEVRQVKEERSQVLNHMEELEKKIKELDNQMEESAREVEVERALVEAEQESESAALQQEKYALESLHNKIADLETKSQQEKDKDCEVLEAETKRFEDLEFQQLERESRQDEEKETHTQQLLRDIADYQRSTVTRKERLLTLKKQAAQITQQAQREKESFLKERSNLESMLQREKENLATLEGKHADLTGSRGFTLREGYVTVSEINELYSQFRGDPKHTPALANASLDSVANPSPGDDAPKPPEDEHFRLLEERRRSDKEGGSHLSDTLPRKRVTPNMTRQFTCATLGRSFPTKSHQPLVQSTSCGSILPRILSLSSKENESRSLHKGQPGSRAASQTNVYLDAFGYRDNQAFDTMSVDSTDSIETSISACSPDNVSSASTSNVAKLEEMERLLREAQAEKNRLLEHKEQEMEMRKQALDEEKRRREDLEKRLQEETSRRQKLIDREVKLREKQRAQSRPLTRYLPVRKDDFDLRSHIESAGHSADTCFHLSISEKTCRGYLIKMGGKIKTWKKRWFVFDRNRRTLSYYADKHEVKLKGVIYFQAIEEVYYDHLKNAHKSPNPSLTFSVKTHDRVYYMVAPSPEAMRIWMDVIVTGAEGYTQFMV from the exons GAGGAGTGGTGACCCTTGACCCCTGTGGTCACCTCTGCAGTTTGGATGGAGTCCAGATCACTGTACCAACACCACTCACACAGG GTTATTCCCTGTGTCTGGGTAAATCCTACTTCTTCCGGTTCAACCATCCTGAGGAGGCAAGCAGAATGAAGAGCATGCTTCCACAGAAGAGCCCTGTGTCGGCGTTGGCCTAcaacacag ACTACTTGAAGTTCAGCAGTGACTACAGCTATGCGGTGGTGGGGGGCACCAGCAGTGCCCGGGGCATGCGGTCAGCCTCCGAACTCCGGGACTTGATGGACACCCTGCAGCGCAAGAAGGTCGCCCTGGAGAACAGCCTGAGAGCCAACGGGAATGCTAACCCCTCTTACTTCAGCGTGACACAG TCTCCCCCCACGACACCCATCACTAGTCCTGCCACATCCTCATCAGCGTGTCAGGAACAGTCGAGGCGATTCTATGGCTCGGATCGTCCACCCATGTCTTTGAAATCGGGCCCTCCTATTTCCCCTGGACGTCGATCCGACCCTTCCTCTTACCTGACCTCCCGCTCCTCAGTTGGCCGCAACCAGGACAACTTCAGCTTTAGCGATAACCGGCGACTGCAGAACCAGAGCTCCTCTCCTTTACTGTCCACGTGGAACGGTGGAGGCTCTTCATCTTCTGTTGCTGGTACAGAAagctccctcctctctcatcccccctcctcctcgtcccgcACCCCATCGTCAGGAGGCGCAGTCAGCATGCCCTCGAGCCCCCGCCTTGGACGTCGTAGCTGTGGGAACCAGGAGCCATCACCCAGCAGTCGACCGAGGAAATACTCAACGGGCTCGATGAGTGGGATGTTGGGAGGAGGGTACAGCCGCTCCCTGCCACGCCTCTGCCCCTCGCCATCTCCTCACGACAACAATAGGGGGCTGACCTTGTCAACGCTGCCCCCCCGGCGATCCGATATATCCGGGAGTCACAAATTTAGCAGAGACTATTACAACAACAGCCAGGATGCCAACCACAACTCTTACATCTCTCCGTTGCAGGCCTGCAACAGGAATCAAATCCAGGCTACAACTCAGGGAGAAGGCGTTGTGTCTATATCCCTCTCCTCCACTAAGAACTTGCCTTCTCCcaccccctccatctcctccacaaCAACCCCACCTGATGTGACCCTCCCATCCAGAGCAGGGGGCTCCTCTTCCCCACGTGTGGCCAAAAAACTCAGCCTGACTTCCACTAGCTCAGTGGGCACCATCAGCCCCACGACCTCCATCCCTCTAGACACAGAACGGTGTGCCAGCAATGGAGTCGCTCACGGAATGGAGCTGACTTTGGTGGAAAAGGAGAGGCGAGGGGTAGATCTCGACCTCACCGGTGCCGCGGGGCTGGGTCTCGGAGAGAGGAGGTCATCATTTGGGAAGGCAGGGCTGGAACCTCGGATGGGGTTTGGCGAGAGGAGGTCATCTTTTGGAAAGGCGGGGGTGACCCCACCAGGGGGCTTCAGGGAAAGACGGGGGAGTATCAGCTCACTGAGTGGGAAGGAAGAACTGACTGACTACCACCATCGGCAAAAGGAGGAAAGACTACGCGAGCAAGAGGTGGAGCGACTG GAGCGACAGCGGCTCGAGACCATATTGTCCCTGTGTTCGGAGCTCGGCCAGGCTGACGGCGATGGAGGCGTCATGACCACAAGTCCCACTTCAGCTGTGGCGGATCTCCAAAAGATCAACCAGGAGCTGGAGAAACTCCAACTgaacgatgacgacgacgacgacgacgacactccctctgtcttttctgaCTTTTCCGCTGTCATTGAGACCAACGGGAATGGACACATGACCTCCCCCGGATCAGAGAACGGTTACTATGACGACGATCTGCAGCTACGACAGAGGCGCAGAAGCGGTCACCGAGACAACAGGGCAGAATCGCCCACTGTCAGTTTGCGAAGCTTTGCCCCCTCGCCTTCCCCACGTACACAGAGGACCAATGAG GCTCTGGAGGATGCAGCTCGCCGCAGCCGACAGGACACGAGGCcttcagaggaggaagtgaggcaagtgaaggaggagaggagccaggTGCTGAACCacatggaggagctggagaaaaaaatcaaagagctGGACAACCAAATGGAGGAATCGGCCCGCGAG GTGGAGGTTGAACGAGCTCTGGTGGAGGCTGAGCAGGAGTCGGAGTCTGCGGCTCTCCAGCAGGAAAAATATGCCCTGGAATCACTTCACAACAAGATCGCTGACCTGGAGACCAAGTCCCAACAAGAAAAGGACAAG GACTGTGAGGTGCTTGAGGCGGAGACGAAGCGTTTTGAGGACCTGGAGTTTCAGCAGCTGGAGCGGGAGAGCAGgcaggacgaggagaaggaAACGCACACGCAGCAACTCCTGCGGGATATTGCAGATTACCAGCGCAGCACAGTCACCCGCAAG GAGCGACTGTTGACGCTGAAGAAGCAGGCAGCACAAATTACCCAGCAGGCTCAGCGGGAGAAGGAGAGCTTCTTGAAGGAGAGGAGCAACCTTGAATCAATGCTGCAAAGG gaaaaagaaaaccttgcCACACTTGAAGGAAAACATGCCGACCTCACTGGTAGTCGGGGTTTCACACTAAGAGAG GGCTATGTCACAGTCAGTGAAATCAATGAGCTTTACTCACAGTTTAGGGGGGACCCTAAACACACCCCTGCTCTGGCCAATGCCTCCCTTGACTCCGTGGCAAACCCCTCCCCTGGCGACGACGCCCCTAAACCACCAGAGGACGAG CATTTCCGtttgctggaggagaggaggaggtctgacAAAGAGGGCGGGTCTCATCTGAGTGACACATTACCCAGGAAGCGAGTCACTCCCAACATGACCCGCCAGTTCACGTGTGCGACACTCGGACGCAGTTTCCCCACCAAG TCCCATCAGCCCCTGGTACAGAGCACAAGTTGTGGCAGCATTCTTCCAAGGATTCTCTCATTATCCAGCAAGGAAAATGAATCTCGATCATTGCATAAAG gtcAGCCCGGCTCTCGAGCAGCCTCCCAGACCAACGTCTACCTCGATGCCTTTGGCTACCGTGACAACCAAGCCTTTGACACAATGAGTGTGGATAGCACCGACTCCATTGAAACCAGCATCTCCGCTTGCTCTCCTGACAATGTCTCCAG TGCCAGTACATCGAATGTGGCcaagctggaggagatggagcgCCTGCTGAGAGAGGCTCAGGCAGAGAAGAACCGCCTTCTCGAACACAAG GAGCAAGAGATGGAAATGCGAAAGCAGGCGCTGGATGAGGAAAAGAGACGAAGGGAGGATCTGGAGAAGAGGCTACAGGAGGAGACGAGCCGACGGCAAAAACTCATCGACCGTGAGGTGAAACTGCGAGAGAAACAAAGGGCACAG TCCCGGCCGTTGACTCGGTACTTGCCAGTGAGAAAGGACGACTTTGACCTGCGCTCTCACATTGAGTCGGCAGGCCACAGCGCGGACACATGCTTCCACCTGTCCATCTCTGAAAAGACCTGCCGAGGCTACTTGATCAAGATGGGAGGCAAAATCAAAACCTGGAAGAAGCGCTGGTTTGTCTTTGACCGCAACCGACGCACACTGTCCTACTATGCAG ACAAGCATGAAGTCAAGCTGAAAGGAGTCATCTACTTTCAAGCCATTGAAGAAGTGTATTACGATCACTTGAAGAATGCACATaag aGTCCAAACCCCTCGCTGACCTTCAGTGTGAAGACTCACGACAGGGTCTACTACATGGTTGCTCCGTCTCCCGAGGCCATGAGGATCTGGATGGATGTAATCGTCACAGGTGCTGAGGGATACACCCAGTTCATGGTGTAG